One region of Caldimonas thermodepolymerans genomic DNA includes:
- the glgB gene encoding 1,4-alpha-glucan branching protein GlgB has translation MHEQGRRAARPAAITDHDVYLFREGTHARLHEKLGCHLDPGGGARFAVWAPNANAVSVTGEWNGWSPGADRLAPRPDGSGIWEGHAPAARHGQVYKYRVHGQGGYVVDKADPFAVHAEVPPATGSRIWSLDHEWQDEGWMRTRAARNALDAPVSIYELHAGSWRRADGQPLGYRELAHALAEYVQAMGFTHVELLPVTEHPFYGSWGYQTTGYFAPTARYGTPQDFMYFVDHLHRHGIGVLLDWVPSHFPSDEHGLQYFDGTHLYEHADPRQGFHPDWNSSIFNYGRLEVRSFLLSSALYWLDTYHLDGLRVDAVASMLYLDYGRRPGEWIPNVHGGKENLDAIDFLRELNRAVYREHPDVMTVAEESTAWPMVSRPTHLGGLGFGMKWNMGWMHDTLSFMKEDPIHRMYHLGRLSFSLVYAFNENFVLALSHDEVVHGKGSLLSRMPGDPWRQFANLRALYGYMWTHPGKKLLFMGGEFGQRREWTHEGELDWHLAQLPDHGGVQRYMQQLNRVLREEPALHEVDFEPAGFEWIEANDTESTVIAFLRRGKAAQAATLLVVCNFTPEPRTRYVVGVPAPGHWREIVNSDAREFGGAGWGNLGGVDAVPQPAHGQPQSVSLTLPPLSTIVLRHEAHG, from the coding sequence ATGCACGAACAAGGCAGGCGGGCCGCACGGCCCGCCGCGATCACCGACCACGACGTCTACCTGTTCCGGGAAGGCACGCATGCGCGGCTGCACGAAAAGCTCGGCTGCCACCTGGATCCGGGCGGCGGTGCACGCTTCGCCGTCTGGGCGCCCAACGCCAATGCCGTGTCCGTGACCGGCGAGTGGAACGGCTGGTCGCCCGGGGCCGACCGGCTCGCGCCTCGCCCCGACGGCAGCGGCATCTGGGAAGGCCACGCCCCCGCGGCCCGCCACGGGCAGGTCTACAAGTACCGCGTGCACGGGCAGGGAGGTTACGTGGTCGACAAGGCCGACCCGTTCGCGGTCCATGCGGAAGTGCCGCCGGCGACCGGCTCGCGCATCTGGAGCCTGGACCACGAATGGCAGGACGAGGGGTGGATGCGCACGCGCGCGGCACGCAACGCACTCGACGCGCCGGTCTCGATCTACGAGCTGCACGCAGGCTCGTGGCGGCGCGCCGACGGGCAGCCCCTGGGCTACCGCGAGCTTGCCCACGCGCTGGCGGAGTACGTGCAGGCGATGGGCTTCACCCACGTGGAGCTGCTGCCCGTCACCGAGCACCCGTTCTACGGCTCCTGGGGCTACCAGACCACCGGCTATTTCGCGCCCACGGCGCGCTACGGCACGCCGCAGGACTTCATGTACTTCGTCGACCACCTGCACCGCCACGGCATCGGCGTGCTGCTCGACTGGGTGCCGTCGCATTTCCCGAGCGACGAGCACGGCCTGCAGTACTTCGACGGCACGCACCTGTACGAGCACGCCGACCCCCGCCAGGGCTTCCATCCGGACTGGAACTCCAGCATCTTCAACTACGGCCGCCTCGAGGTGCGCAGCTTCCTGCTGTCCTCGGCGTTGTACTGGCTGGACACCTACCACCTGGACGGGCTGCGCGTCGACGCGGTGGCCTCGATGCTGTACCTGGACTACGGCCGCCGGCCGGGCGAGTGGATCCCCAACGTGCACGGCGGCAAGGAGAACCTGGACGCGATCGATTTCCTGCGCGAGCTCAACCGCGCCGTGTACCGCGAGCACCCGGACGTGATGACGGTGGCCGAGGAATCGACCGCCTGGCCGATGGTCTCGCGCCCGACCCACCTGGGCGGGCTCGGGTTCGGCATGAAGTGGAACATGGGCTGGATGCACGACACGCTGTCGTTCATGAAGGAAGACCCGATCCATCGCATGTACCACCTGGGACGGCTGAGCTTCTCGCTGGTCTATGCCTTCAACGAGAACTTCGTGCTCGCGCTCTCGCACGACGAGGTGGTGCACGGCAAGGGCTCGCTGCTCAGCCGCATGCCTGGCGATCCCTGGCGGCAGTTCGCCAACCTGCGCGCGCTGTACGGCTACATGTGGACCCATCCCGGCAAGAAGCTGCTGTTCATGGGTGGCGAGTTCGGCCAGCGCCGCGAGTGGACGCACGAAGGCGAGCTCGACTGGCACCTGGCGCAGCTGCCCGACCATGGGGGCGTGCAACGCTACATGCAACAGCTCAACCGCGTGCTGCGAGAGGAACCGGCGCTGCACGAGGTGGATTTCGAGCCGGCCGGCTTCGAGTGGATCGAGGCCAACGACACCGAATCGACCGTGATCGCCTTCCTGCGCAGGGGCAAGGCTGCGCAGGCCGCCACGCTGCTCGTGGTGTGCAACTTCACGCCCGAGCCGCGCACCCGCTACGTGGTCGGCGTGCCGGCGCCGGGGCATTGGCGCGAGATCGTCAACAGCGACGCGCGGGAGTTCGGCGGCGCCGGCTGGGGCAACCTGGGCGGCGTCGACGCGGTGCCGCAGCCGGCCCACGGGCAGCCGCAGTCGGTGAGCCTCACGCTGCCGCCGCTGTCCACCATCGTGCTGAGGCACGAGGCCCATGGCTGA
- a CDS encoding cytochrome P450, translated as MPRDPRLDSSLALLADPYRYIGKQCRAFGTDLFEARLLLQPAICMTGPAAAALFYDPQRFVRAGAAPGPLRATLFGNGGVQGLDGADHHHRKALFMALMQPATVAELGQRYQEQLERSAAGWIGQRRVRLYEALHLPLARAVCAWADVPWPEAEEAGRCADLVALFDQAAAPGRGHFFHARAARKRCEAWAGRLVEAVRQGRQPVRAGSALAAVAMHRDAGGQRLPVPVAAVELLNLLRPTVAVSVYVVFVAHALHRHPECALALQQRSNGDYAECFVHEVRRCYPFFPAVVARVREDFEWNGYAFPAGRRVLLDLYGTNLDPRTWHDPLSFQPERFRERTPGRFDFVPQGGGDPHLGHRCPGEAIALELMQRSARFFATRLRYAVPEQDLTLDMTRAPALPRDRMVIAQAMPALP; from the coding sequence ATGCCCCGCGACCCCCGGCTGGACAGCAGCCTGGCCCTGCTCGCCGATCCGTACCGCTACATCGGCAAGCAATGCCGGGCATTCGGCACCGACCTGTTCGAGGCGCGCCTGCTGCTGCAACCGGCCATCTGCATGACCGGCCCGGCCGCCGCTGCGCTGTTCTACGACCCGCAGCGCTTCGTGCGTGCCGGCGCGGCGCCCGGGCCGTTGCGCGCGACGCTGTTCGGCAACGGTGGCGTGCAGGGCCTGGACGGTGCGGACCACCACCACCGCAAGGCGCTGTTCATGGCGCTGATGCAACCGGCCACGGTGGCCGAGCTCGGGCAGCGCTACCAGGAGCAGCTGGAACGCAGTGCCGCCGGCTGGATCGGCCAGCGGCGCGTGAGGCTCTACGAGGCGCTGCACCTGCCGCTGGCGCGGGCAGTGTGCGCCTGGGCCGACGTGCCCTGGCCCGAGGCCGAGGAAGCGGGCCGCTGCGCCGACCTCGTGGCGCTGTTCGACCAGGCCGCCGCCCCGGGCCGCGGCCACTTCTTTCATGCGCGCGCGGCGCGCAAGCGTTGCGAGGCCTGGGCGGGCCGACTCGTCGAGGCGGTGCGGCAGGGACGGCAGCCGGTGCGCGCCGGCAGTGCCCTCGCGGCCGTCGCCATGCACCGCGACGCAGGGGGCCAGCGCCTGCCCGTGCCGGTGGCCGCGGTCGAACTGCTGAACCTGTTGCGCCCGACCGTGGCGGTGTCGGTCTACGTCGTCTTCGTCGCGCATGCCTTGCACCGCCACCCCGAATGCGCGCTGGCGCTGCAGCAGCGCAGCAACGGCGACTACGCCGAATGCTTCGTGCACGAGGTGCGGCGCTGCTATCCCTTCTTCCCGGCGGTGGTCGCTCGCGTGCGCGAGGATTTCGAATGGAACGGCTACGCCTTCCCTGCCGGCCGCCGGGTGCTGCTGGACCTGTACGGCACCAACCTCGACCCGCGCACCTGGCACGATCCCCTCTCCTTCCAGCCGGAGCGTTTTCGCGAGCGCACGCCCGGCCGGTTCGACTTCGTGCCGCAAGGCGGCGGCGACCCGCACCTCGGCCACCGTTGCCCGGGCGAGGCCATCGCGCTGGAGCTGATGCAGCGCTCGGCGCGGTTCTTCGCCACCCGGCTGCGCTATGCCGTGCCCGAGCAGGACCTCACGCTGGACATGACGCGCGCGCCGGCGCTGCCGCGTGACCGCATGGTGATCGCACAGGCGATGCCCGCGCTGCCCTGA
- a CDS encoding PRC-barrel domain-containing protein, with protein MLAAAWPALAADAGTPRGPVSASPDLRASRLLGREVRDPQGRDLGEVRDLIVDLHYGRLHYAILAFGGVLGLGEKLHAVPVSTLQWTGARWVLDLPRGRVERAPGFERSRWPDWQDHPYRDAVDRHFGSDVAPRRDSGERLMRITRLLGLDVEDRDGRELGEIEDVIVNLGRSELRYVVLELDERWQPGDKLLPLPLGALSVPQGRGGDALLNVPRDQLDPFTSFDEDRWPDLDDPAFRDQVDRLLRVDPPAR; from the coding sequence ATGCTGGCCGCCGCCTGGCCGGCCCTGGCGGCGGATGCCGGCACCCCTCGCGGGCCGGTCTCGGCCTCGCCCGACCTGCGCGCCAGCCGCCTGCTCGGCCGCGAGGTGCGCGACCCGCAGGGACGGGACCTGGGCGAGGTTCGCGACCTGATCGTCGACCTCCATTACGGGCGGCTGCACTACGCCATCCTCGCCTTCGGCGGCGTCCTGGGGCTGGGCGAGAAACTGCATGCCGTGCCGGTCAGCACGCTGCAGTGGACCGGCGCCCGGTGGGTGCTGGACCTGCCACGCGGGCGCGTCGAGCGGGCCCCGGGCTTCGAGCGCAGCCGATGGCCCGACTGGCAGGACCATCCCTACCGCGACGCGGTCGACCGCCACTTCGGCAGCGACGTGGCCCCTCGCCGGGACAGCGGCGAGCGCCTGATGCGCATCACCCGCTTGCTCGGCCTGGACGTGGAGGACCGCGACGGCCGGGAGCTGGGCGAGATCGAGGACGTGATCGTCAACCTGGGCCGCAGCGAGCTGCGCTATGTCGTGCTGGAGCTGGACGAGCGCTGGCAGCCCGGCGACAAGCTGCTGCCGCTGCCCCTGGGTGCCCTGAGTGTGCCGCAGGGACGCGGCGGCGACGCGCTGCTCAACGTCCCGCGCGACCAGCTGGACCCGTTCACGAGCTTCGACGAAGACCGGTGGCCGGACCTGGACGACCCGGCCTTCCGCGACCAGGTGGACCGGCTGCTGCGCGTCGACCCGCCGGCGCGCTGA
- a CDS encoding SDR family oxidoreductase, whose amino-acid sequence MRTSEPLVVVVTGASAGIGRATVRAFAARGAWVALLARGTDGLAAARREVEAAGGRALVLPTDVADAAQVDAAAARMIEAWGHIDVWVNNAMATLYAPCEQIVPDDLRRATEVTYLGAVWGTLAALRHMKPRNRGVIVQVGSALAYRSIPLQAPYCGAKAALRAFTDSLRSELIHDRSAVALTMVQLSAFNTPQFDWARTTLPCRPRPVPPVFQPELAAQAIVWASRHPRREVTVGFPAWQAMLAQKLAPGLLDRLLARQGYRGQRSDTPLPPGHPDNLHAPVPGDHGAHGRFDHGARRTSWQWWLHHHAPEAIATLTAGLLALALALVLR is encoded by the coding sequence ATGCGCACGAGCGAGCCGCTGGTCGTGGTGGTGACGGGGGCCTCGGCCGGCATCGGCCGCGCCACGGTGCGCGCCTTCGCGGCGCGCGGGGCCTGGGTGGCGCTGCTGGCGCGCGGGACCGACGGACTGGCAGCCGCGCGGCGCGAGGTCGAAGCGGCCGGCGGGCGCGCGCTGGTGCTGCCCACCGACGTCGCCGACGCCGCCCAGGTGGACGCCGCGGCCGCGCGCATGATCGAGGCCTGGGGCCACATCGACGTGTGGGTCAACAACGCGATGGCGACCCTCTACGCCCCTTGCGAGCAGATCGTCCCGGACGACTTACGCCGTGCCACCGAGGTCACCTACCTGGGCGCGGTGTGGGGCACGCTTGCCGCGCTGCGCCACATGAAGCCGCGCAACCGCGGTGTCATCGTGCAGGTGGGCTCGGCGCTGGCGTACCGATCGATCCCCTTGCAGGCCCCCTACTGCGGCGCGAAGGCGGCGTTGCGCGCCTTCACCGACTCGCTGCGTTCGGAGCTGATCCATGACCGCAGCGCGGTGGCGCTGACCATGGTCCAGCTGTCGGCCTTCAACACCCCGCAGTTCGACTGGGCGCGCACCACCTTGCCCTGCAGGCCACGACCGGTGCCACCGGTCTTCCAGCCCGAACTCGCCGCGCAGGCCATCGTGTGGGCCAGCCGCCACCCGCGCCGCGAGGTCACGGTGGGCTTTCCGGCGTGGCAGGCCATGCTGGCGCAGAAGCTTGCCCCCGGACTGCTCGACCGGCTGCTCGCGCGGCAGGGCTACCGTGGCCAGCGCAGCGACACCCCCCTGCCGCCCGGCCACCCCGACAACCTGCATGCCCCGGTGCCGGGCGACCACGGCGCGCACGGTCGCTTCGACCACGGCGCGCGGCGCACCAGCTGGCAGTGGTGGCTGCACCACCACGCGCCGGAAGCCATCGCCACCCTCACCGCCGGGCTGCTGGCGCTGGCCCTGGCGCTGGTGCTGCGCTGA
- a CDS encoding ChaB family protein, translating into MSRKYGVEMPGTLERSSDKAQRTYAKALRSAEDSYGSGARAARTAYAALKHGFEKVGDRWVAKARKGPSDAQAAQSGRAARERPQATAGGVDVRGHTRQELYAQAQALGIAGRSRMGKEELARAVARHRH; encoded by the coding sequence ATGAGCAGGAAGTACGGAGTCGAGATGCCCGGCACGCTGGAACGCTCGTCCGACAAGGCGCAGCGCACCTATGCCAAGGCGCTGCGCAGTGCCGAGGACAGCTACGGCAGCGGCGCACGTGCCGCCCGCACTGCCTATGCTGCCTTGAAGCACGGCTTCGAGAAGGTGGGCGACCGGTGGGTCGCCAAGGCACGCAAGGGGCCGTCCGATGCCCAGGCCGCGCAGTCGGGACGCGCCGCGCGCGAACGCCCCCAGGCCACCGCGGGCGGCGTGGACGTGCGGGGCCACACGCGCCAGGAGCTGTACGCCCAGGCGCAGGCCCTGGGCATTGCCGGGCGTTCGCGCATGGGCAAGGAGGAACTGGCGCGCGCGGTGGCCCGGCACCGCCACTGA
- a CDS encoding tripartite tricarboxylate transporter permease, with amino-acid sequence METFDALMGGFAAALQPQILIYGFIGCLLGTLVGVLPGIGPALTIALLLPLTYKVPAAAMFVMFAGVYYGAMYGGSTTSILINTPGESATVVTALEGYKMARRGRAGPALATAAIGSFVAGTIGTLALTFFAPWIVEAALRFGPAEYFSLMVLSLVAVTAVLGSSVLRGLISLCMGLLFGLVGVDLQSGQPRFTFGTAELLDGIEFTAAAVGLFAVGEALYLAWQGRQGQSEVLKVSGRLWLGKEDWRRSWKPWLRGALFGFPIGAMPAGGAELPTLLSYYTEKKLSRHPEEFGQGAIEGVAGPEAANNASAAGVLMPLLTLGIPTSATAAVILSAFEGYGLQPGPMLFTSESGLVWTLIASLYIGNVILLLLNLPLVGLWVKLLSIPAPLLYAGIVLISTVGVYGASNSVFDVGLLYAFGALGYAMRRFDFPVAPLVVGLILGPMMEQSMRQALTISQGQWSTFVTRPLSGSLLLIAALLLALPPLFAWRRQRAAARQAVQDQPA; translated from the coding sequence ATGGAGACCTTCGACGCGCTGATGGGCGGCTTTGCCGCCGCGCTGCAACCTCAGATCCTGATCTACGGCTTCATCGGCTGCCTGCTCGGCACGCTGGTGGGCGTGCTACCCGGCATCGGGCCGGCGCTGACCATCGCGCTGCTGCTGCCGCTGACCTACAAGGTGCCGGCCGCGGCGATGTTCGTGATGTTCGCCGGCGTCTACTACGGCGCGATGTACGGCGGCTCGACCACCTCCATCCTGATCAACACGCCGGGCGAGTCGGCCACCGTGGTCACCGCGCTGGAGGGCTACAAGATGGCGCGCCGCGGCCGCGCCGGGCCGGCGCTGGCGACGGCGGCGATCGGCAGCTTCGTCGCCGGCACGATCGGCACGCTGGCGCTGACCTTCTTCGCGCCGTGGATCGTCGAGGCGGCGCTGAGGTTCGGTCCGGCGGAATACTTCAGCCTGATGGTGCTGTCGCTGGTCGCGGTCACCGCGGTGCTCGGCTCCTCGGTGCTGCGCGGGCTGATCTCGCTGTGCATGGGCCTGCTGTTCGGGCTGGTCGGGGTGGACCTGCAAAGCGGGCAGCCGCGTTTCACCTTCGGCACGGCCGAGCTGCTGGACGGCATCGAGTTCACCGCCGCGGCGGTCGGCCTGTTCGCCGTCGGCGAGGCGCTGTACCTGGCCTGGCAAGGGCGCCAGGGCCAGAGCGAGGTGCTCAAGGTCAGCGGCCGCCTGTGGCTCGGCAAGGAGGACTGGCGGCGCAGCTGGAAGCCCTGGCTGCGCGGCGCGCTGTTCGGCTTCCCGATCGGGGCCATGCCCGCCGGCGGCGCCGAGCTGCCGACGCTGCTGTCCTACTACACCGAGAAGAAGCTTTCCCGCCACCCGGAGGAGTTCGGCCAGGGCGCGATCGAGGGCGTGGCCGGGCCGGAGGCCGCCAACAACGCCTCGGCCGCCGGCGTGCTGATGCCGCTGCTGACGCTGGGCATCCCGACCTCGGCCACCGCCGCGGTGATCCTGTCGGCCTTCGAGGGCTACGGCCTGCAGCCAGGGCCGATGCTGTTCACGTCGGAGTCCGGGCTGGTGTGGACGCTGATCGCGAGCCTGTACATCGGCAACGTCATCCTGCTGCTGCTCAACCTGCCGCTGGTGGGGCTGTGGGTGAAGCTGCTCAGCATCCCGGCGCCGCTGCTGTATGCCGGCATCGTGCTGATCTCGACGGTCGGGGTCTACGGCGCGAGCAACTCGGTCTTCGACGTCGGCCTGCTGTACGCGTTCGGCGCGCTGGGCTACGCGATGCGACGCTTCGACTTCCCGGTCGCGCCGCTGGTGGTCGGGCTGATCCTCGGGCCGATGATGGAGCAGTCGATGCGCCAGGCGCTCACGATCAGCCAGGGCCAGTGGAGCACCTTCGTGACCCGGCCGCTGTCGGGCAGCCTGCTGCTGATCGCGGCGCTGCTGCTTGCCCTGCCGCCGCTGTTCGCGTGGCGGCGGCAGCGCGCGGCCGCACGGCAGGCGGTGCAGGACCAGCCGGCCTGA
- a CDS encoding tripartite tricarboxylate transporter TctB family protein, with product MHGAAAPKRRGALGLGLLLAAFTGIAIWQVTLIPEPPGYTPVGATAMPAAVAAVLAVLVLAYLVASWRGRSPDALHDEVEGPLPGRVARSAWMVAGLAALVLLTPGFGIGAAGVPAFALIARAFDSRRWLRDLLIGLAVSGALWLLFQQLLGLQLGPFVHWPG from the coding sequence ATGCACGGCGCGGCTGCACCCAAGCGGCGCGGTGCCCTGGGCCTGGGGCTGCTGCTGGCCGCGTTCACCGGCATCGCGATCTGGCAGGTCACGCTGATCCCCGAGCCGCCCGGCTACACGCCGGTGGGCGCCACGGCGATGCCCGCGGCGGTGGCCGCCGTGCTGGCGGTGCTGGTGCTGGCGTACCTGGTGGCGAGCTGGCGCGGACGCAGCCCGGACGCGCTGCACGACGAGGTCGAGGGCCCGCTGCCCGGTCGCGTGGCCCGTTCGGCCTGGATGGTCGCCGGCCTGGCCGCGCTCGTGCTGCTGACGCCGGGCTTCGGCATCGGGGCGGCCGGGGTGCCGGCCTTCGCGCTGATCGCGCGCGCCTTCGACAGCCGGCGCTGGCTGCGCGACCTGCTGATCGGGCTGGCGGTGAGCGGCGCGCTGTGGCTGCTGTTCCAGCAGCTGCTGGGGCTGCAGCTCGGGCCCTTCGTCCACTGGCCGGGATGA
- a CDS encoding Bug family tripartite tricarboxylate transporter substrate binding protein, with amino-acid sequence MNRNRRRLITAAGLAPVAAALPGMAWAQPLFESILMFVPAAPGGGWDGTARAVEQACKAAGLVGSFQFENVGGAAGMVGLPRFVSQRKGQGNAMMVGGSVMVGGGIANKSPVTIKDVVPLARLTEEAGVIVVPANSPYKSWNDLAAAFKADPRAVSVAGGSSGGTDHQLLGMILKTLGKDPRQGAYVAFAGGGPANAAIIGGQVSAGISGYSEFAEQIQAGRMRALAVSGSKRIPGVDVPTLQELGVDVATANWRALFGAPGISAQQRAALIELLTRMHDTPAWKQLLEQRKWTDTFLAGDAFAEFLAKDIAATETVMKDLGLA; translated from the coding sequence ATGAACCGCAATCGTCGACGCCTGATCACCGCCGCGGGCCTCGCGCCGGTGGCCGCCGCGCTGCCCGGCATGGCCTGGGCCCAGCCGCTGTTCGAATCCATCCTGATGTTCGTGCCCGCCGCGCCAGGTGGCGGCTGGGACGGCACGGCGCGTGCGGTCGAGCAGGCCTGCAAGGCCGCCGGCCTGGTGGGCAGCTTCCAGTTCGAGAACGTGGGCGGTGCCGCCGGCATGGTCGGCCTGCCGCGCTTCGTCTCGCAGCGCAAGGGGCAGGGCAACGCGATGATGGTCGGCGGCTCGGTGATGGTGGGTGGCGGCATCGCGAACAAGAGCCCGGTCACGATCAAGGACGTGGTGCCGCTGGCACGCCTGACCGAGGAGGCCGGCGTCATCGTCGTGCCGGCCAACAGCCCGTACAAGAGCTGGAACGATCTGGCCGCCGCCTTCAAGGCCGACCCGCGTGCGGTCAGCGTGGCAGGCGGCTCCTCGGGCGGCACCGACCACCAGTTGCTCGGCATGATCCTCAAGACGCTGGGCAAGGACCCGCGCCAGGGCGCCTACGTGGCGTTCGCCGGCGGCGGCCCGGCCAACGCGGCCATCATCGGCGGTCAGGTCTCGGCGGGCATTTCGGGCTACTCGGAGTTTGCCGAGCAGATCCAGGCCGGGCGCATGCGCGCGCTGGCCGTGTCGGGCAGCAAGCGCATCCCGGGCGTGGACGTGCCGACGCTGCAGGAGCTGGGCGTCGACGTGGCCACCGCCAACTGGCGCGCGCTGTTCGGCGCGCCGGGCATCAGCGCGCAGCAGCGCGCCGCGCTGATCGAGTTGCTGACCCGCATGCACGACACCCCCGCCTGGAAGCAGCTGCTGGAGCAGCGCAAGTGGACCGACACCTTCCTGGCCGGAGACGCGTTTGCCGAGTTCCTCGCCAAGGACATCGCGGCCACGGAAACGGTGATGAAGGACCTGGGGCTGGCCTGA